The Arthrobacter sp. NicSoilC5 genome has a window encoding:
- a CDS encoding TRAM domain-containing protein: MPAGDETGHTGEEAVLDVGPVAHGGHCVARHEGRVVFVRHAIPGEKVRVRLTDAADGAKFWRADVIEVLEASPDRVEHFWHVADSLRAWGHGHPPVGGAEFGHMTLARQRGLKADVVAEQLTRLAGFDQVPSVWAGGVERVGEADDGGTGLGWRTRASFSVTPGGRLGMHAHRSNHIVAVREMPLASEAINTLRLWDLDLQGIERVEVAAPANGSRPLVLLAPAPGTKDKRLRAIAAALPADASVAAFDPLAGTVTQLRGRTWVQESAAGHDYRVTGDGFWQIHRDAPGTLVGAVTEFLRQGDFLNPGAVVADLYAGAGLFTAVLADAVGETGSVLSVEGAPGASRDARKNLHSAPQVEVVQGRVERVLRQKPRNFDALVLDPPRAGAGKAVVGQLVASQPRAIAYVSCDPASFARDLGYFRRSGWELAGLRAFDLYPHTHHLETVALLTPAP; encoded by the coding sequence CTGCCTGCAGGGGATGAAACCGGCCACACCGGTGAGGAGGCCGTCCTCGACGTCGGTCCGGTGGCCCACGGCGGGCACTGCGTGGCGCGCCATGAGGGCCGCGTGGTCTTTGTCCGGCACGCCATTCCGGGGGAGAAAGTCCGCGTCAGGCTCACCGACGCCGCGGACGGCGCCAAGTTCTGGCGGGCCGATGTCATCGAGGTGCTGGAAGCATCGCCGGACCGGGTGGAACACTTCTGGCACGTGGCCGATTCCCTGCGGGCCTGGGGCCACGGCCACCCGCCGGTGGGCGGGGCCGAGTTCGGGCACATGACCCTGGCCCGGCAGCGCGGCCTGAAAGCGGACGTCGTGGCAGAACAGCTCACCCGGCTGGCCGGCTTCGACCAGGTGCCGTCCGTATGGGCCGGCGGGGTCGAACGCGTAGGGGAAGCGGACGACGGCGGCACCGGCCTGGGGTGGCGCACGCGGGCGAGTTTTTCGGTCACCCCGGGCGGCAGGCTCGGGATGCACGCCCACCGCTCCAACCACATCGTTGCGGTGCGGGAGATGCCCCTGGCAAGCGAAGCCATCAACACCCTGCGCCTGTGGGACCTGGACCTGCAGGGCATCGAACGGGTTGAGGTGGCCGCGCCGGCCAACGGTTCCCGGCCCCTGGTGCTCCTGGCCCCCGCGCCGGGCACCAAGGACAAGCGGCTGCGGGCGATCGCCGCGGCCCTGCCGGCGGACGCATCGGTGGCAGCCTTCGATCCGCTGGCCGGAACCGTCACGCAGCTCCGGGGACGCACCTGGGTGCAGGAATCCGCCGCCGGCCATGACTACCGGGTGACCGGCGACGGTTTCTGGCAGATCCACCGCGACGCGCCCGGGACCCTTGTGGGGGCTGTCACAGAATTCCTCCGGCAGGGTGACTTCCTGAACCCCGGAGCCGTGGTCGCCGACCTCTACGCGGGCGCCGGGCTCTTCACCGCCGTGCTGGCTGATGCCGTAGGGGAGACGGGGTCCGTCCTCTCGGTTGAAGGGGCGCCGGGGGCAAGCCGGGATGCCCGGAAGAACCTGCACTCCGCACCGCAGGTGGAGGTGGTCCAGGGGCGCGTGGAGCGGGTCCTGCGCCAGAAACCGCGGAACTTCGACGCCCTGGTCCTCGACCCTCCCCGCGCCGGAGCCGGGAAAGCCGTTGTCGGCCAACTCGTCGCGTCGCAGCCCCGGGCCATTGCCTATGTGTCCTGCGATCCGGCGTCGTTCGCGCGTGACCTCGGTTACTTCCGACGCTCCGGGTGGGAGCTCGCCGGGCTGCGGGCCTTCGACCTGTACCCCCACACCCA